A stretch of Thermomicrobium roseum DSM 5159 DNA encodes these proteins:
- a CDS encoding luciferase family protein, producing MPCLQREQGSPPEIWNELLTILAALPHCTVTPYNHPRYPAGTVAVAVAEDVANGQPEAFIDGTIFALLRPDGSLELRLKPEWGEVVLQNGWGTIHPLARYLSGIVPPQSLIIYAPRTHAELDVVRRIVQAALWYARGELHGVPLPDSRW from the coding sequence ATGCCCTGTCTCCAGCGCGAGCAAGGGAGTCCACCGGAGATCTGGAACGAGCTCCTCACCATCCTAGCCGCCCTACCACATTGCACGGTTACACCCTATAACCACCCGCGTTATCCTGCTGGAACCGTCGCCGTCGCAGTCGCCGAGGACGTTGCGAACGGGCAACCTGAGGCTTTCATCGACGGCACGATTTTCGCGCTGCTTCGGCCAGATGGCAGTCTGGAACTCCGACTGAAGCCTGAGTGGGGGGAGGTGGTCCTGCAGAACGGCTGGGGAACGATCCATCCGTTGGCCCGTTACCTTTCCGGTATCGTGCCACCGCAGAGTCTCATCATCTATGCTCCGCGCACGCACGCGGAACTCGACGTCGTCCGTCGCATCGTGCAGGCGGCACTCTGGTATGCCCGGGGTGAACTGCACGGCGTACCGCTTCCGGATAGCCGGTGGTAG
- a CDS encoding 2Fe-2S iron-sulfur cluster binding domain-containing protein: MNEPHEPATGHPHFVRVELRLPNAAVELTVPRDEYLLYSITAQLPDYHWPRACEQGWCLACAARLLSGRVDHSDAVLYYPEDEQAGFILLCAAKPLTDLVIEHHPRLTRRAMAQHRLDHNLVVRRFPAPHRRRGPAGRFAAVTSTAGTSSGDGSHEEVSGSSKG; this comes from the coding sequence ATGAACGAGCCACACGAGCCGGCAACCGGCCACCCGCACTTCGTACGGGTCGAGCTTCGGCTACCGAATGCCGCCGTGGAGTTAACGGTTCCGCGCGATGAGTACCTTCTGTACTCGATCACCGCGCAACTCCCCGACTATCACTGGCCGCGAGCCTGTGAACAGGGTTGGTGCCTCGCGTGTGCTGCAAGACTGCTGTCAGGACGCGTCGATCATTCCGACGCTGTCCTTTACTACCCCGAGGACGAGCAGGCCGGCTTCATCTTGCTTTGTGCGGCCAAGCCTCTGACGGACTTGGTCATCGAGCATCATCCACGACTCACCCGGCGAGCAATGGCGCAGCATCGGCTCGACCATAACCTCGTCGTGCGCCGATTCCCGGCGCCTCACCGCCGCCGGGGGCCCGCAGGGCGGTTCGCGGCGGTAACCAGTACAGCCGGCACATCGTCAGGAGACGGAAGTCACGAAGAGGTTTCGGGTTCATCGAAAGGGTGA
- a CDS encoding glucose 1-dehydrogenase: protein MAGRLDGKVAIVTGAGSGIGKAIAERFHREGAAVVVVDLKADRAEAVASELGDRAVPIAADVTRPEDNQRAVATAVQRFGKLDIFMGNAGVFDGFLSLPQYQTPDQLVEMFDRLFAVNVKGYLLGAYAAVPELLKTQGTLLFTASTAGFYTNQGGIIYTMSKHAVVGLIRELAYELAPKIRVNGIAPGGTFTDLRNAIPLGAEFGDPDKRSLFDMPGLDQFIIQSTPLRRVNRPEDHAAVAAFLASDDAAGLTGVIVHCDGGYGIRGAASAAGGDNL, encoded by the coding sequence ATGGCTGGACGGCTCGATGGTAAGGTGGCGATCGTCACTGGCGCCGGTTCGGGTATCGGCAAAGCGATCGCGGAACGGTTCCACCGCGAGGGAGCAGCAGTTGTCGTGGTCGACCTGAAGGCTGACCGGGCTGAGGCGGTGGCAAGCGAGCTCGGAGACCGGGCAGTCCCGATCGCAGCCGACGTCACGCGGCCCGAGGACAACCAGCGAGCGGTGGCCACCGCAGTACAGCGTTTCGGAAAACTGGACATCTTCATGGGCAATGCTGGCGTGTTCGACGGTTTTCTCTCTCTTCCTCAGTATCAGACGCCGGACCAGCTCGTCGAGATGTTCGACCGCCTCTTCGCAGTGAACGTGAAGGGTTACTTGTTGGGTGCCTACGCAGCTGTACCGGAACTGCTCAAAACGCAGGGAACACTTCTCTTCACCGCCTCGACCGCAGGCTTCTACACCAATCAAGGCGGCATCATCTACACCATGTCCAAGCACGCAGTCGTCGGGCTCATCCGCGAACTGGCGTACGAACTCGCGCCCAAGATCCGCGTCAACGGCATCGCGCCGGGAGGCACGTTCACCGATTTGCGCAACGCTATTCCCTTGGGAGCAGAGTTCGGTGACCCGGACAAGCGCAGCCTCTTCGATATGCCAGGGTTGGACCAGTTCATCATCCAGTCGACACCGCTGCGTCGTGTCAACCGCCCCGAGGACCATGCCGCAGTCGCTGCCTTCCTGGCCTCGGACGACGCGGCTGGGCTCACGGGAGTGATCGTCCATTGCGACGGTGGTTACGGTATCCGCGGCGCAGCGAGCGCTGCTGGCGGGGACAACCTGTGA
- a CDS encoding epoxide hydrolase family protein, with product MVERFTIAIPQSEIDDLRRRLTLARWPGDLANDTWHYGTNEAYLRSLIADWIGSYDWRQHEREMNDYPHFRVEIDGQPIHYLRTGKAGGLTLLLLGGWPWTFWDFRDVLPQLATDFDLVVAELPGYGFSSPLRKAKLGFVAAADMMHRLMTDVLGCSRYGVYGADWGALVAEQLAHKYPDAVIGLHTSMPFPLDFAPIPQDLWTPEEQPYAQLTALWWQYGTAYFQMHATKPQTVAYLTDSPVAMAAWIVEKLHGWSDHNGNVEDAYPRDRILTTLSIYWFTNTLGSSARFYAESLQNPWQPSREGMPIITVPTGVAAFPKEVAQVPRRWVEQYFNLRRYQRLNRGGHFPAVENPSGLASEIRAFFTSVSS from the coding sequence ATGGTAGAGCGATTCACGATCGCCATCCCACAGTCAGAGATCGACGACTTGCGGCGACGCCTGACGCTGGCTCGCTGGCCGGGTGACCTGGCCAACGACACATGGCACTACGGCACCAATGAAGCGTATCTTCGTTCGCTGATCGCCGACTGGATCGGCAGTTACGACTGGCGGCAGCACGAGCGTGAGATGAATGACTACCCCCACTTTCGCGTGGAGATCGACGGTCAGCCGATTCACTATTTGCGAACAGGGAAGGCTGGGGGTCTGACTCTCTTGCTCCTGGGGGGATGGCCGTGGACCTTTTGGGACTTTCGTGACGTCCTGCCGCAGCTCGCGACCGACTTCGATCTCGTCGTTGCCGAGCTGCCCGGCTACGGCTTCTCCAGTCCGTTGCGAAAGGCGAAACTCGGTTTCGTCGCCGCGGCGGACATGATGCACCGTCTCATGACGGATGTCCTGGGTTGTTCCCGCTACGGTGTCTACGGCGCGGACTGGGGCGCTCTGGTCGCCGAGCAGCTGGCGCACAAGTATCCGGACGCGGTCATCGGTCTCCACACCTCGATGCCCTTCCCGCTCGATTTCGCGCCGATCCCGCAAGATCTCTGGACACCTGAGGAGCAGCCATACGCGCAGCTCACCGCGCTCTGGTGGCAGTACGGCACTGCCTACTTCCAGATGCACGCCACGAAGCCACAAACGGTAGCGTATCTCACCGACTCCCCGGTCGCCATGGCGGCGTGGATCGTGGAAAAGCTGCACGGATGGAGCGACCATAACGGCAACGTCGAGGATGCCTATCCGCGCGATCGAATTTTGACGACCCTCTCCATTTACTGGTTCACGAATACGCTCGGGTCGTCAGCTCGCTTCTACGCGGAGTCGCTCCAGAATCCGTGGCAGCCAAGCCGGGAAGGGATGCCGATCATCACGGTGCCGACGGGTGTCGCGGCCTTCCCGAAAGAAGTTGCACAAGTCCCTCGTCGTTGGGTTGAGCAGTATTTCAATCTCCGGCGTTATCAGCGTCTGAACCGTGGTGGGCACTTCCCGGCGGTTGAAAACCCGAGCGGCCTGGCGAGCGAGATTCGAGCGTTCTTCACGTCGGTGAGCAGCTGA
- a CDS encoding acyl-CoA dehydrogenase family protein, which produces MDHEAALALARQVGEIAAAHAAEGEANGSLHPDVVNAMVETGLIKLLRPKLFGGYELQPWTYVEVVRELGRYDPAAAWVYSIFEIHEWWLAYANPALQEEIWGVERPGLIVDAIAPVGRAERVDGGWKVAGRWKFLSGIDWAEWVAVDALAQFRPEGPPEPALFVLKKDQVRVERDWNVVGMRGTASNSVTVEDAVVPEHRVLPLMPVAKGGIPFNPKLQDRPLYRTQFVPMLATAIYAPALGGTQRAIELYRDWVEQRIRPYALGAREKEAPAAPLTLAEASVLFDAVQALSYHYCRELQRRGEARQSQDDPVFRARCFAQRAWMSRTCATIVERLFLASGGSALYADHPLQKIWRDIHAAAQHVAVIYEDGLASLGQVLLGGPGHPLL; this is translated from the coding sequence ATGGACCACGAGGCAGCACTGGCACTGGCACGTCAAGTCGGTGAGATCGCCGCCGCTCATGCTGCAGAAGGGGAAGCGAACGGCAGCTTACACCCGGATGTCGTCAACGCCATGGTCGAGACGGGGCTTATCAAGCTCCTGCGGCCGAAACTCTTTGGAGGCTATGAGCTGCAGCCCTGGACATACGTGGAGGTGGTTCGGGAACTCGGGCGCTACGATCCCGCTGCGGCCTGGGTGTACAGCATCTTTGAGATTCACGAGTGGTGGCTGGCCTACGCGAATCCAGCGCTGCAAGAAGAGATCTGGGGCGTGGAGCGGCCAGGGCTGATCGTCGACGCGATCGCACCGGTTGGGCGGGCCGAGCGCGTCGATGGCGGCTGGAAGGTAGCCGGCCGGTGGAAGTTCCTGAGCGGAATCGACTGGGCCGAGTGGGTGGCAGTGGACGCGCTCGCCCAGTTCCGCCCCGAGGGACCACCCGAGCCAGCGCTCTTCGTGCTCAAGAAGGACCAGGTCCGCGTGGAGCGTGATTGGAACGTCGTCGGCATGCGCGGAACCGCAAGCAATTCAGTCACCGTGGAGGACGCGGTGGTTCCGGAACACCGCGTCCTTCCCCTCATGCCGGTGGCCAAAGGGGGAATTCCCTTCAATCCGAAGCTCCAGGATCGCCCGCTGTACCGAACACAGTTCGTCCCGATGCTCGCCACCGCGATCTATGCTCCGGCATTGGGTGGGACTCAACGCGCCATCGAGCTGTATCGCGACTGGGTCGAGCAACGGATTCGACCCTATGCGCTGGGAGCACGGGAGAAAGAAGCACCGGCAGCACCGCTGACGCTGGCCGAAGCGAGCGTGCTCTTTGATGCCGTCCAAGCGCTCAGTTACCACTACTGTCGGGAGCTGCAACGCCGAGGAGAGGCACGGCAGAGTCAGGACGACCCCGTCTTCCGCGCACGTTGCTTCGCGCAGCGGGCATGGATGAGCCGAACGTGCGCGACCATCGTGGAACGTCTGTTCCTGGCCAGCGGTGGCAGCGCGCTCTATGCCGACCACCCGCTGCAAAAGATCTGGCGCGACATTCACGCTGCAGCGCAACACGTTGCGGTGATCTACGAAGATGGCTTGGCCAGCCTCGGCCAGGTCCTGCTCGGCGGGCCAGGGCATCCACTGCTCTGA
- a CDS encoding 4-hydroxyphenylacetate 3-hydroxylase family protein — protein MTQPLTGTEYLESLRDGREVWIYGERVRDVTTHPAFRNAARMLARLYDALHDSARQEDLLAPLDGEGGRTHAFFRVFHEPADLERALEAVAAWQRLTWGWMGRTPDYKASLAATLGAWPEYFEPYAENARRWYRAIAQRVLFLNHAIVNPPVDRHRPVHEAADVVLHVVEETERGIVVSGAKVVATGSALTHYNFIAHYGPMPVQDERFAFAALVPMNVPGLKLICRPSYEMTAAVMGSPFDYPLSSRFDENDAILVFDRVEIPWENVFIYRDLQKANTFVPATGFLNRALFHGCVRLAVKLDFLVGAFLEATHVVGTDAFRGVQVNLGEVIAWRHLFWSLAWAMVKRPDPGPNGTLLPNLEAGQAYRVLMTVAYPRIRDLIERTLASALIYANSNAVDFLVPELRPYLDRYLRGSHGTDAIGKMKIMKLLWDAIGSEFGSRHELYERNFAGNYENVRLETLLLAQLSGLTQSLQNFVRACMDEYDITGWKAADLIDPTDVNVPRQHLQQRAAESV, from the coding sequence ATGACGCAACCACTCACCGGCACAGAGTACCTCGAGAGCCTGCGCGATGGCCGCGAGGTCTGGATCTATGGCGAGCGTGTACGTGATGTCACGACTCACCCGGCTTTCCGCAACGCGGCGCGCATGCTCGCACGACTTTACGATGCCCTCCACGATTCCGCCCGGCAGGAAGACCTGCTTGCCCCGCTCGATGGTGAAGGGGGACGAACGCACGCTTTCTTCCGCGTGTTTCATGAGCCGGCTGATCTCGAGCGAGCGCTAGAGGCCGTAGCCGCGTGGCAGCGACTGACCTGGGGCTGGATGGGACGGACACCGGACTACAAGGCCAGTCTCGCTGCTACACTCGGCGCCTGGCCGGAGTACTTCGAGCCCTACGCGGAGAATGCACGCCGCTGGTATCGAGCTATCGCGCAGCGCGTCCTCTTCCTGAATCACGCTATCGTCAATCCGCCAGTCGATCGTCACCGGCCAGTCCATGAAGCAGCAGACGTCGTGCTGCACGTTGTCGAGGAAACCGAGCGCGGCATCGTGGTCAGTGGAGCCAAGGTCGTTGCCACTGGCTCGGCACTCACCCACTACAACTTCATCGCACATTATGGCCCCATGCCGGTCCAGGACGAGCGCTTCGCGTTCGCCGCGCTCGTGCCGATGAATGTGCCAGGACTCAAGCTGATCTGCCGTCCCTCCTACGAAATGACCGCAGCTGTGATGGGGAGCCCCTTTGACTATCCACTCTCGAGTCGATTCGATGAGAACGACGCCATCCTCGTCTTCGATCGTGTCGAGATTCCATGGGAAAACGTGTTTATCTATAGAGACCTCCAAAAGGCGAACACCTTCGTGCCAGCCACCGGCTTCCTCAACCGGGCACTCTTCCACGGCTGCGTGCGCTTAGCGGTCAAGCTGGACTTCCTGGTGGGGGCATTCCTCGAAGCGACCCACGTCGTCGGCACCGACGCCTTCCGGGGAGTCCAAGTCAATCTTGGTGAAGTGATCGCCTGGCGGCATCTCTTCTGGTCGCTCGCCTGGGCGATGGTCAAGCGACCTGATCCGGGGCCGAATGGAACGCTCCTTCCTAACCTCGAAGCCGGGCAGGCGTATCGCGTGCTGATGACGGTCGCTTATCCACGGATCCGCGACTTGATCGAGCGTACTCTGGCGAGTGCCCTCATTTACGCCAACTCGAATGCGGTCGACTTCCTCGTTCCCGAGTTGCGTCCTTACCTCGACCGGTACCTCCGTGGGTCACATGGAACCGATGCGATCGGCAAGATGAAAATCATGAAGCTGCTCTGGGACGCGATCGGGAGCGAGTTCGGTAGCCGGCACGAGCTCTACGAGCGGAACTTCGCTGGCAACTATGAGAACGTGCGCCTGGAGACACTGCTTCTCGCACAGTTGAGCGGGCTGACCCAGTCACTGCAAAACTTCGTCCGCGCATGCATGGATGAATACGACATCACTGGGTGGAAGGCAGCCGACCTGATCGACCCGACCGATGTTAACGTCCCGCGCCAGCACCTCCAGCAACGAGCAGCGGAATCGGTGTAG
- a CDS encoding alpha/beta fold hydrolase, whose amino-acid sequence MTTRVTIWGELIGLPIRQYYVQAGGIRTRVLEGGDGPALVFIHGTGGHLEAYARNFAGLTPYFRMITYDMVGHGYSEKPDRPYTPDYLAEHLIGLLDALGIERAHLSGESLGGWVAAWAAAHFPERVDRLILNTPGNITNKPDVMQRVKESSLKAVREASYETVRARLEWLFYDKSQVTDELVAIRFRIYTQPGFERAMENIVAVQDWEIRKQYAWSPSWCNKIRARTLLLWTDHDPTGGLDEAELLLQWIPGSRLHVIRDAGHWPQWEKPEEFNEVHRSFLLGE is encoded by the coding sequence ATGACCACACGAGTCACGATCTGGGGTGAGTTGATCGGACTACCGATCCGACAGTACTACGTCCAGGCCGGCGGCATCCGGACCCGCGTCCTGGAAGGCGGTGACGGCCCAGCACTCGTCTTTATCCATGGGACAGGCGGGCACCTAGAGGCATATGCACGAAACTTCGCTGGCCTGACACCGTACTTCCGGATGATCACCTATGATATGGTGGGACACGGTTACTCCGAGAAACCGGATCGCCCGTACACTCCCGATTACCTCGCGGAGCACCTGATCGGGCTGCTCGATGCGCTGGGAATCGAGCGTGCTCATCTCTCCGGTGAATCCTTGGGAGGGTGGGTGGCAGCGTGGGCAGCAGCCCATTTTCCCGAGCGGGTGGATCGGCTGATCCTCAACACGCCGGGGAACATTACGAATAAGCCGGACGTGATGCAGCGCGTGAAGGAGTCGAGCCTGAAAGCGGTCCGCGAGGCTTCATACGAAACAGTACGCGCTCGCTTGGAATGGTTGTTCTACGACAAGAGCCAGGTCACCGACGAACTCGTGGCTATTCGCTTCCGGATCTATACCCAGCCGGGGTTCGAGCGGGCAATGGAAAACATCGTCGCGGTGCAAGATTGGGAGATTCGCAAGCAGTATGCGTGGAGTCCATCCTGGTGCAACAAGATCCGCGCCCGCACCCTGTTGCTCTGGACCGATCATGATCCCACGGGGGGACTGGACGAGGCAGAACTCCTCCTCCAGTGGATTCCGGGAAGTCGGCTCCACGTCATTCGCGACGCCGGCCACTGGCCACAGTGGGAAAAGCCGGAGGAATTCAACGAGGTGCACCGGTCGTTCCTCCTCGGAGAGTGA
- a CDS encoding 4-hydroxyphenylacetate 3-hydroxylase family protein, which yields MGARTGKEYLERLSRHSPEVWIGGERITDVTKHPATAPAARELARLYDLQHRDDVRDFMLFPSPTTGEPVSTQFLLPRTHEDLLKRRKMHKLWADATFGLMGRTTDFIGAMLTAWCASARFFGESADRVRAYFAYVRDNDLFLTHALADPPVDRSKPPHAQPDPFTYLGVVRETEDGLIVRGAKMLATAGPYADEILVWPFSLRRYTPEDARYAIAFAIPTDSPGLRFICREPYGGTDIFDHPLGSRFDEMDAVAVFDDVLVPWERVFINQDWERVNRIWEINSNAFTGHQTSIRLLSKLQFIAGLAYRGTQMVQTDQFPHVRDAIGEITTYIELTKAAIIASETEAQPNEDGILFPNVRPLFAIRNSGNRWYPRVRELLQLIFAGSLLYTPARADAFASPIREDIDKYMRAAEASAEERAKLFKVAYDLAVSSFGGRHELYERFYAGDPMFLRINTQYLLYDFSEPLKLLDDLLSSYSLQDALNQLRGGVA from the coding sequence ATGGGAGCACGGACGGGCAAGGAATACCTGGAGCGGCTTTCCCGACACAGTCCAGAGGTCTGGATCGGGGGCGAGCGTATCACCGACGTGACGAAGCATCCGGCCACCGCACCTGCGGCGCGCGAACTCGCGCGGCTCTATGACCTGCAGCACCGCGATGATGTGCGGGACTTCATGCTGTTCCCCTCTCCGACAACTGGAGAGCCGGTTTCGACGCAATTCCTCCTTCCCCGGACACACGAAGATCTCCTCAAGCGGCGGAAGATGCACAAGCTGTGGGCTGACGCAACCTTCGGGCTGATGGGTCGGACAACCGACTTCATCGGCGCGATGCTTACTGCCTGGTGCGCGAGTGCTCGCTTCTTCGGTGAAAGCGCGGACCGGGTACGGGCATACTTCGCGTATGTGCGGGACAACGACCTCTTCCTGACACACGCACTCGCCGACCCACCGGTCGACCGCAGCAAACCGCCGCATGCGCAACCGGATCCCTTCACGTACTTGGGTGTCGTCCGGGAAACGGAGGACGGTTTGATCGTCCGAGGCGCCAAGATGCTGGCGACTGCGGGTCCGTATGCAGACGAGATTCTGGTATGGCCGTTCTCACTGCGCCGGTACACCCCGGAAGACGCCCGCTACGCGATCGCTTTTGCGATCCCGACTGACAGCCCGGGGCTTCGCTTCATCTGCCGTGAGCCGTATGGGGGCACGGATATTTTCGATCATCCTCTCGGATCACGCTTCGACGAGATGGACGCAGTCGCTGTTTTCGATGATGTGCTGGTACCGTGGGAACGCGTCTTCATCAACCAAGACTGGGAGCGGGTGAATCGCATCTGGGAGATCAATTCCAATGCGTTCACTGGTCATCAGACCAGTATCCGGCTCCTTTCCAAGCTCCAGTTCATTGCGGGGCTCGCGTACCGAGGTACCCAGATGGTGCAGACCGATCAGTTCCCCCACGTACGGGATGCGATCGGCGAGATCACCACGTACATCGAGCTGACGAAGGCTGCCATCATCGCGAGTGAGACCGAGGCGCAGCCCAACGAGGACGGAATTCTCTTCCCGAACGTTCGCCCGCTCTTCGCTATCCGCAACTCCGGGAACCGGTGGTACCCACGTGTCCGCGAACTCTTGCAGCTGATCTTCGCGGGGAGCTTGCTGTACACGCCAGCCCGGGCTGACGCGTTCGCTTCACCGATTCGGGAGGATATCGACAAGTACATGCGGGCGGCAGAAGCATCTGCTGAGGAACGGGCCAAGTTGTTCAAGGTCGCGTACGATCTTGCCGTTTCCAGCTTCGGAGGACGTCACGAACTGTACGAGCGGTTCTACGCGGGAGATCCGATGTTCCTCCGGATCAATACACAGTATCTCCTGTACGACTTCTCGGAACCGCTGAAGCTGCTCGATGATTTGCTGTCATCGTACTCGTTGCAAGACGCACTCAACCAGCTGCGTGGGGGAGTTGCATGA
- a CDS encoding SDR family oxidoreductase, whose translation MRRLNGRTALVTAATRGIGLAVAKRFVDEGATVYLLARDAERAQQAVSSIGAAGFVLADLEQPAAVEAAVDEVLARVGRVDILFHNTGGPRPGRFLDLTVSDWERAVSHILYSAIILTRGVLPGMLANRWGRLIYSTSSGVITPLPLLHLSNVVRSAVAALAGSLAPEVGPYGVTTHVLAPGHIVTERQQEMQRYRAEREGMPLDEYRKREQGAIAVARFGRPEEVAALAAFLASDEAGYLTGQIHAIDGGFSRMVPVYSEIYTREIVGVQQWVTSDSLVTSSDSGA comes from the coding sequence ATGAGACGCTTGAATGGCCGCACTGCGCTCGTTACCGCTGCGACGCGAGGTATCGGACTGGCGGTCGCGAAGCGCTTCGTCGACGAAGGAGCGACAGTGTATCTACTGGCCCGTGACGCAGAACGCGCTCAGCAGGCGGTCAGCAGCATCGGGGCAGCAGGGTTCGTGCTCGCGGACCTCGAGCAGCCTGCTGCGGTCGAAGCAGCAGTGGACGAAGTACTGGCACGCGTCGGCCGAGTCGATATCCTCTTCCACAACACGGGTGGTCCCCGGCCTGGGCGATTTCTCGATCTCACTGTCTCCGACTGGGAGAGAGCGGTTAGCCATATTTTGTACAGCGCCATCATCCTCACCCGAGGCGTTTTGCCAGGGATGCTGGCCAACCGCTGGGGGAGACTGATCTATTCGACATCGTCCGGCGTCATCACGCCTCTTCCGCTGCTCCACCTCTCGAACGTCGTACGCAGTGCGGTCGCTGCGCTTGCCGGCTCGCTGGCACCAGAGGTCGGTCCGTACGGGGTAACGACGCATGTGCTGGCTCCGGGGCATATCGTCACGGAACGCCAGCAGGAGATGCAGCGGTACCGTGCCGAGCGAGAGGGCATGCCTCTCGACGAATACCGAAAGCGTGAGCAGGGAGCGATCGCCGTTGCCCGCTTCGGTCGCCCCGAGGAGGTAGCCGCCTTAGCTGCCTTCCTCGCGTCTGACGAGGCTGGTTATTTGACCGGACAGATTCATGCCATCGACGGCGGGTTCAGCCGGATGGTGCCAGTCTACTCGGAGATCTACACGCGAGAGATCGTAGGAGTACAGCAATGGGTGACGAGCGACTCGCTGGTTACCTCGAGCGACTCCGGCGCATGA